One window from the genome of Deinococcus sp. NW-56 encodes:
- a CDS encoding IS5 family transposase, with protein sequence MTRRGYPSDVDDDTYLFLLPYLLLSRADAGQRKYPIRDVLNALLWMARTGAQWSYLPNDFPPAETVRQQAHRWFVAGCFENAAHDLRILARVEQGRDPEPSAVVMDSRTLQSTPESGHRAGYDGAKKRKGTKVHLAVDTLGHVLAILTSPANEQDRAQVKDLCLEVQEATGAQVEVAFVDQGYTKVQTALDATDAGVELVVVKRPEATKGFILLPKRWVVERSFAWLARFRRLSRDLERLPSTLVGFHFLAACILLCHNLTPLFA encoded by the coding sequence GTGACGCGGCGAGGCTACCCCAGCGACGTTGACGACGACACCTACTTGTTCCTGCTCCCGTACCTGCTGCTCAGCCGTGCGGATGCAGGTCAACGGAAGTACCCCATCCGGGATGTCCTGAACGCCTTGCTGTGGATGGCCCGCACGGGGGCGCAGTGGAGCTATCTTCCAAACGACTTTCCTCCTGCGGAGACGGTGCGCCAACAGGCGCACCGTTGGTTCGTGGCAGGCTGCTTCGAGAATGCCGCCCACGACCTGCGAATCCTGGCCCGGGTGGAGCAAGGTCGAGATCCCGAGCCGTCCGCGGTGGTCATGGACAGCCGAACCCTCCAAAGCACACCTGAAAGCGGTCACCGTGCGGGCTATGACGGGGCCAAGAAGCGCAAGGGCACCAAGGTTCACCTCGCCGTGGACACCCTGGGACACGTGCTGGCTATCCTCACTTCCCCAGCCAACGAACAGGACAGGGCACAGGTCAAAGACCTGTGCCTAGAGGTGCAGGAAGCCACCGGAGCACAGGTGGAAGTCGCCTTCGTGGATCAAGGGTATACGAAAGTCCAGACCGCGTTAGACGCGACGGATGCGGGCGTCGAGCTGGTCGTCGTGAAGCGTCCAGAAGCGACCAAGGGGTTCATCCTGCTTCCGAAACGCTGGGTGGTTGAACGTTCGTTTGCGTGGCTGGCACGCTTCCGGAGGCTGAGCCGAGATCTGGAACGCCTTCCCTCCACATTGGTTGGGTTCCACTTCCTCGCCGCCTGCATTCTGCTCTGCCACAACCTCACGCCACTTTTTGCTTAG
- the hmpA gene encoding NO-inducible flavohemoprotein: MLTPEQTAIIKATVPALEAHGETITRTFYASMFAAHPELLNIFNPANQKTGRQARSLAASVLAYAAHIDHPERLGGMVGRIAHKHVSLEVLPEHYPIVGEHLLGAIASVLGDAATPEILDAWAAAYGQLAKIMIGVEGGMYAQAAGQPGGWRGFKPFRVTRKVQESGVIASLVLEPVDGQPLPPFRPGQYLSLKVRVPAQERDQIRQYSLSDAPNGRSYRIAVKRELAPQTEPFAPGGLISNYLHDDIQEGDELLVHTPAGDFFLQDSDRPVVLMSGGVGITPMLSMLNTLVASGSTRPVLFVHAALGASAHAFREHVNEVARTQPNVRKLVYYTEVGAGDRPGEHHDEAGLIRMETLRPHLPQGDAEYYYCGPEGFTRAVENILDRLNVPAERRFTETFGPSQSFALVLAPAGSAD; encoded by the coding sequence ATGCTGACCCCCGAACAGACGGCCATCATCAAAGCCACCGTCCCGGCGCTCGAAGCGCACGGTGAGACGATCACCCGCACCTTCTACGCCTCCATGTTCGCGGCGCACCCGGAACTGCTGAACATCTTCAACCCGGCCAACCAGAAGACCGGGCGGCAGGCCCGCAGCCTCGCGGCCTCGGTGCTGGCTTACGCGGCGCACATCGACCACCCCGAGCGGCTGGGCGGCATGGTGGGCCGGATCGCGCACAAGCACGTCAGTCTGGAGGTGCTGCCCGAGCACTACCCCATCGTGGGCGAACACCTGCTGGGGGCCATCGCCAGCGTGCTGGGCGACGCCGCCACGCCCGAGATTCTGGATGCCTGGGCGGCGGCCTACGGGCAACTCGCGAAGATCATGATCGGGGTGGAGGGCGGCATGTATGCCCAGGCGGCCGGGCAGCCCGGCGGCTGGCGCGGCTTCAAGCCCTTCCGGGTGACCCGCAAGGTGCAGGAGAGCGGCGTGATCGCCTCGCTGGTGCTCGAACCCGTGGATGGGCAGCCGCTTCCCCCCTTCCGGCCAGGGCAGTACCTCAGCCTCAAGGTGCGGGTGCCGGCGCAGGAGCGCGACCAGATTCGTCAGTACAGCCTCTCGGACGCGCCCAACGGCCGCAGCTACCGCATCGCCGTGAAGCGTGAACTGGCCCCCCAGACCGAGCCGTTCGCGCCCGGCGGCCTGATCTCCAATTATCTCCACGACGACATTCAGGAGGGGGACGAGCTGCTGGTCCACACCCCGGCGGGCGACTTCTTCCTGCAAGACTCGGACCGTCCGGTCGTGCTGATGAGCGGCGGGGTGGGCATCACGCCGATGCTGAGCATGCTGAACACCCTGGTCGCCTCCGGCTCGACCCGCCCGGTCCTGTTCGTCCACGCGGCGCTGGGGGCCTCGGCGCACGCCTTCCGCGAGCATGTGAACGAGGTGGCCCGCACCCAGCCGAATGTCCGCAAGCTCGTCTACTACACCGAGGTGGGCGCAGGGGACCGCCCCGGCGAGCACCACGACGAGGCGGGGCTGATCCGGATGGAGACGCTGCGCCCCCACCTGCCCCAGGGCGACGCCGAGTACTACTACTGCGGGCCTGAGGGCTTCACGCGGGCGGTGGAGAACATCCTCGACCGCCTGAACGTGCCCGCCGAGCGCCGCTTTACCGAGACCTTCGGCCCCAGCCAGAGCTTCGCGCTGGTGCTAGCCCCGGCGGGTTCGGCGGACTGA
- a CDS encoding cupin domain-containing protein, with the protein MSTDPAPRPVAPRMLVKAPAGRALLFEYQAGEGLPPHTHAGQAVVVAVLRGRLRLSVDGQDHEVPAGEVLHVQTTGLFSSRALEDGTRVLVTLLDLG; encoded by the coding sequence ATGTCCACTGACCCCGCTCCCCGCCCCGTTGCCCCCCGGATGCTCGTCAAGGCCCCGGCGGGCCGCGCCCTGCTGTTCGAGTACCAGGCGGGCGAGGGCCTGCCGCCCCACACCCACGCCGGACAGGCCGTGGTCGTCGCCGTGCTGCGCGGGCGGCTGCGCCTGAGCGTGGACGGGCAGGACCACGAAGTCCCGGCGGGCGAGGTGCTCCACGTCCAGACCACCGGCCTCTTCTCCAGCCGGGCGCTGGAGGACGGCACCCGCGTCCTCGTCACGCTGCTCGACCTGGGCTGA
- a CDS encoding group III truncated hemoglobin: MTLSLTPEGSLFARLGEERLRRVLWAFYAKATADDLLGPVFARIGPFPRGGWPLHIARLEGFWRAVTGGPSAYRGQPGPAHTGLGIGPAHFGRWLALWEQTLGEELPPAEAAALLGLARRMHPNLERHALAAPPEASHVH, translated from the coding sequence ATGACCCTTTCCCTGACTCCGGAAGGCAGCCTGTTCGCCCGGCTGGGCGAGGAACGGTTGCGGCGGGTGCTGTGGGCCTTTTACGCGAAGGCCACCGCCGACGACCTGCTCGGCCCGGTGTTCGCGCGGATCGGTCCCTTTCCGCGCGGCGGCTGGCCGCTGCACATCGCCCGGCTGGAGGGGTTCTGGCGGGCGGTGACGGGCGGGCCGAGCGCGTACCGGGGGCAACCCGGCCCGGCGCACACCGGCCTGGGCATCGGCCCGGCGCACTTTGGCCGCTGGCTGGCCCTGTGGGAGCAGACGCTGGGCGAGGAGCTGCCCCCCGCCGAGGCCGCCGCCCTGCTGGGGCTGGCCCGCCGGATGCATCCCAACCTCGAACGCCACGCCCTCGCGGCCCCACCGGAGGCTTCCCATGTCCACTGA
- a CDS encoding Rrf2 family transcriptional regulator yields MFSQTTEYALRAVVTLAGAEGQPLTTAEIAARTKVPPGYLSKVLQTLGRAGLITAARGLRGGYRLSRPAADICMLEVVNAVEPLARIRECPLGRPDHTSLCPLHRRIDEAVAATERQLASTTLEELIDPVPGHPEVPLWPVPEQPTS; encoded by the coding sequence TTGTTTTCCCAGACCACCGAATATGCGCTGCGGGCCGTCGTGACCCTCGCGGGGGCGGAGGGCCAGCCGCTGACGACCGCCGAGATCGCCGCCCGGACGAAGGTGCCCCCCGGTTACCTTTCCAAGGTGCTGCAAACGCTGGGGCGGGCCGGGCTGATCACGGCGGCGCGGGGGCTGCGCGGGGGCTACCGCCTCAGCCGTCCGGCGGCGGATATCTGCATGCTGGAGGTGGTCAATGCCGTCGAGCCGTTGGCCCGCATCCGCGAGTGCCCGCTGGGGCGGCCCGACCACACCAGCCTGTGCCCGCTGCACCGCCGCATCGACGAGGCCGTAGCCGCCACCGAGCGCCAGTTGGCGAGCACCACCCTGGAGGAACTGATCGACCCGGTTCCCGGTCACCCAGAAGTACCGCTCTGGCCCGTGCCCGAGCAGCCCACCTCCTGA
- a CDS encoding TetR/AcrR family transcriptional regulator, with the protein MTGSKREQIVRGALRLYRTQAVCGSTLKDVAAVSGVPLGNLYYYFRTREELLLAVLDACEAELRGLLDDLTPLPPPVWLAAYFDWLLTDPDSAAHQGCPFGTLAVELRALRDPAAPRAARIVQHYREAVAARTRVVFPDGDPDEVFLAVQGAYTVARALDDPQLFQQRVNTLRGRLTPTPS; encoded by the coding sequence GGAGCAAACGCGAGCAGATCGTGCGGGGGGCGCTGCGCCTCTACCGGACCCAGGCGGTGTGCGGCAGCACCCTCAAGGACGTGGCCGCCGTGTCCGGGGTGCCGCTGGGCAACCTGTACTACTACTTCCGGACCCGCGAAGAGTTGCTGCTGGCGGTGCTGGACGCCTGCGAGGCCGAGCTGCGCGGCCTGCTGGACGACCTCACGCCCCTGCCGCCCCCGGTGTGGCTGGCGGCCTACTTCGACTGGCTGCTGACCGACCCGGACTCGGCCGCGCACCAGGGCTGCCCCTTCGGGACGCTGGCGGTGGAGCTGCGGGCGCTGCGCGACCCTGCCGCTCCCCGCGCCGCCCGGATCGTGCAGCACTACCGGGAGGCGGTCGCGGCCCGGACGCGGGTCGTCTTTCCCGACGGCGACCCCGACGAGGTGTTTCTGGCTGTCCAAGGAGCTTACACGGTCGCCCGCGCCCTGGACGATCCTCAGCTCTTCCAGCAGCGGGTAAACACCCTGCGGGGTCGTCTGACTCCCACTCCCTCCTGA